One region of Catenuloplanes indicus genomic DNA includes:
- a CDS encoding GNAT family N-acetyltransferase, translating to MAILVRPVQGADADRVAELLTQLGYPADGAAVASRLDYWGDEPSAAVFVAVADELVVGVAAVHVSPLLEVDGHYARLVALVVDADARRGGIGRALMAAVEAYASAFRCAFVEVTSGRRPEREAAHRFYRGLGFEDLNDIAYRFRKRLPQ from the coding sequence ATGGCGATCTTGGTGCGGCCGGTGCAGGGCGCGGACGCGGACCGGGTGGCGGAACTCCTGACGCAGCTCGGCTACCCGGCGGACGGTGCCGCGGTGGCGTCCCGGCTGGACTACTGGGGTGATGAGCCGTCCGCGGCCGTGTTCGTGGCCGTCGCCGACGAGCTGGTGGTCGGCGTGGCCGCGGTGCACGTGAGCCCGCTGCTGGAGGTGGACGGTCACTACGCGCGCCTGGTCGCGTTGGTCGTCGACGCGGACGCGCGGCGCGGCGGGATCGGGCGCGCGCTGATGGCGGCCGTGGAGGCGTACGCGAGCGCGTTCCGGTGCGCGTTCGTGGAGGTGACCAGCGGGCGCCGGCCGGAGCGCGAGGCGGCCCACCGGTTCTACCGCGGCCTGGGTTTCGAGGACCTGAACGACATCGCGTACCGGTTCCGCAAGCGGCTACCCCAGTAG
- a CDS encoding arabinan endo-1,5-alpha-L-arabinosidase yields MLMSRIARRGLLATATATVLLTGGLATLTAHAAEQRPRVLATPTVPPAAYPGPGVVNGDVGVHDPTIVKTPTGGYLIAHTGDNIALKTSTDRTTFRNAGTVFPNGASWTTTYTGGSRNLWAPDLSYRNGRYYLYYSASTFGSNRSAIFLATSTTGASGSWTNNGLVIESNTGNDYNAIDPNLTVDAGGTWWLSFGSFWSGIKTVRLDPATGKRADSTVRSLAGRGGGAIEAPVVFRHGGYYYLWVSFDLCCRGADSTYRIMVGRSTSPTGPFVDRNGTAMTSGGGTQVLARHGSIIGPGHQAVFADTDAEVLVYHYYTGSGASRLGINLIGYDTAGWPFVY; encoded by the coding sequence ATGCTTATGTCCCGGATCGCCCGCCGGGGACTGCTGGCCACCGCCACCGCGACGGTGCTTCTCACCGGTGGCCTGGCCACGCTCACGGCGCACGCGGCGGAACAACGGCCGCGGGTGCTCGCCACGCCGACGGTGCCGCCGGCGGCGTACCCGGGTCCCGGGGTTGTCAACGGGGACGTCGGGGTGCACGACCCGACGATCGTGAAGACGCCGACCGGTGGCTATCTGATCGCGCACACCGGCGACAACATCGCGCTCAAGACCTCGACCGACCGGACCACGTTCCGCAACGCGGGGACGGTGTTCCCGAACGGGGCGTCGTGGACCACGACGTACACCGGGGGCAGCCGTAACCTGTGGGCGCCGGATCTGTCGTACCGGAACGGGAGGTACTACCTGTACTACTCCGCCTCGACGTTCGGGTCGAACCGCTCGGCGATCTTCCTGGCCACGTCCACGACCGGCGCGTCCGGCAGCTGGACCAACAACGGTCTGGTGATCGAGAGCAACACCGGCAACGACTACAACGCGATCGACCCGAACCTGACCGTCGACGCCGGTGGTACGTGGTGGTTGAGCTTCGGATCGTTCTGGTCCGGGATCAAGACGGTCAGGCTGGACCCGGCGACCGGCAAGCGGGCGGACAGCACGGTCCGCAGCCTGGCCGGGCGCGGCGGCGGTGCGATCGAGGCGCCGGTGGTGTTCCGGCACGGCGGCTACTACTACCTGTGGGTGTCGTTCGACCTGTGCTGCCGGGGTGCGGACAGCACGTACCGGATCATGGTGGGCCGTTCGACCAGCCCGACCGGCCCGTTCGTGGACCGCAACGGCACCGCGATGACCAGCGGCGGCGGCACGCAGGTGCTGGCCCGGCACGGCAGCATCATCGGGCCGGGGCACCAGGCGGTCTTCGCGGACACCGACGCCGAGGTGCTGGTCTACCACTACTACACCGGCAGCGGCGCGTCCCGGCTCGGGATCAACCTGATCGGCTACGACACGGCCGGCTGGCCGTTCGTCTACTGA
- a CDS encoding chitinase encodes MRRTRLAVLVATSALVVAGAAVVWTAGPAAAAANTATFTKTSDWGSGWEGRVTVTNGGTAAFSSWTVAFDLPAGTSVSSAWEADVTAAGTRWTFRNKSYNGTVAGGASVTFGLIGAGPGSPSNCTLNGASCGGAVVTPPPTTSSPTPRPTTPGPTTPPPTTPPPTTPPPTTPPPTTPPPNNGTLPKHFLTGYWHNFVNQAVELRLRDTPAQYDLVAVSFAEATSTPGAVTFGVDPELSAALGGYSDADFRADVRTLQARGSKVILSVGGEAGRVAVSDAASAAAFSNTMWSIIQSYGFDGVDIDLENGLNPTYMAQALRSLHAKKSNLIITMAPQTIDMQSTAGSYFALALAIKDILTVVHTQFYNSGAMLGCDQNAAYAQGTVNFIVALACIQLENGLRPDQVALGLPAGAGAAGGGVVSPSVVNAALDCLARGTNCGTFKPPRTYPGIRGAMTWSVNWDVTNGNGFAGTVGPHLDTLP; translated from the coding sequence ATGAGACGAACTCGGCTTGCGGTGTTGGTGGCGACGTCGGCGCTGGTGGTGGCGGGTGCGGCGGTGGTCTGGACGGCGGGGCCCGCTGCGGCTGCGGCGAACACCGCCACGTTCACGAAGACGTCGGACTGGGGTTCCGGGTGGGAAGGGCGGGTCACCGTGACGAACGGTGGCACGGCCGCGTTCAGCTCGTGGACCGTGGCGTTCGACCTGCCGGCGGGGACGTCGGTCAGCTCGGCCTGGGAGGCGGACGTCACCGCCGCCGGCACCCGATGGACATTTCGCAACAAGAGCTACAACGGTACGGTCGCCGGCGGCGCGTCGGTGACCTTCGGGCTGATCGGGGCGGGTCCGGGCAGCCCGTCGAACTGTACGCTCAACGGCGCCTCCTGCGGTGGTGCGGTGGTCACGCCACCGCCGACGACGAGCTCACCCACGCCGAGACCGACCACCCCGGGCCCCACCACGCCGCCCCCGACCACGCCGCCCCCGACCACGCCACCGCCGACCACGCCACCGCCCACCACGCCGCCGCCGAACAACGGGACGCTGCCGAAGCACTTCCTGACCGGGTACTGGCACAACTTCGTCAACCAGGCGGTGGAGCTGCGGCTGCGGGACACGCCGGCGCAGTACGACCTGGTCGCGGTCTCGTTCGCGGAGGCGACCAGCACGCCGGGGGCGGTCACGTTCGGCGTGGATCCGGAGCTGTCGGCCGCGCTCGGCGGGTACTCCGACGCGGACTTCCGCGCTGACGTCCGTACCCTGCAGGCCAGGGGTTCGAAGGTCATTCTGTCGGTCGGCGGCGAAGCCGGCCGGGTGGCGGTGTCCGACGCGGCGAGCGCGGCCGCGTTCTCGAACACGATGTGGTCGATCATTCAGAGCTACGGCTTCGACGGTGTCGACATCGATCTGGAGAACGGGCTGAACCCGACCTACATGGCGCAGGCGCTGCGGTCGCTGCACGCGAAGAAGAGCAACCTGATCATCACGATGGCGCCGCAGACGATCGACATGCAGTCGACCGCCGGGTCCTACTTCGCGCTGGCGCTGGCGATCAAGGACATCCTGACGGTCGTGCACACGCAGTTCTACAACTCCGGCGCGATGCTCGGCTGTGACCAGAACGCGGCGTACGCCCAGGGGACGGTCAACTTCATCGTCGCGCTCGCCTGCATCCAGCTGGAGAACGGGCTGCGGCCGGACCAGGTCGCACTCGGTCTGCCGGCCGGTGCCGGCGCCGCGGGCGGCGGCGTGGTGTCGCCGAGCGTGGTCAACGCGGCGCTCGACTGCCTGGCCCGCGGCACCAACTGCGGCACGTTCAAGCCACCGCGCACCTACCCGGGCATCCGCGGCGCGATGACCTGGTCGGTCAACTGGGACGTGACGAACGGCAACGGCTTCGCCGGCACGGTCGGCCCGCACCTGGACACGCTGCCCTGA
- a CDS encoding TIGR03619 family F420-dependent LLM class oxidoreductase, whose product MKFAVSYGSTAYGVDPDHLVRYARHAEELGFEGIYLPEHVALGPGMTFGEYEMPVDLPYADPIVCLTFVAAATSRLLLGTGVLLLPYHHPVTLAKRLATLDLLAKGRLRLLTVGVGAFPQEADATGVDFRTRGRRADEALEVLRLLWTEDEVSYDGEFYRLDRVTSRPHPLGGPLPVHVGGSSLAAARRAATYGSGWFAGGMLGPADRIAQLEVARSSGRPIEYTRWGSISLTAEGADGFARQGVDRLVVSPSGATWAEQRDELTAFADRHGLSG is encoded by the coding sequence ATGAAGTTCGCGGTCAGTTATGGTTCGACGGCCTACGGCGTCGACCCCGATCACCTGGTGCGGTACGCGCGGCACGCGGAGGAGCTCGGATTCGAGGGCATCTACCTGCCGGAACACGTCGCGCTCGGTCCGGGGATGACGTTCGGTGAGTACGAGATGCCGGTCGACCTGCCGTACGCGGACCCGATCGTGTGCCTCACGTTCGTGGCCGCGGCGACGTCCCGGCTGCTGCTCGGCACCGGCGTGCTGCTGCTGCCGTATCACCACCCGGTCACGCTGGCGAAGCGGCTGGCCACGCTGGATCTGCTGGCCAAGGGGCGGTTGCGGCTGCTGACCGTGGGCGTCGGCGCGTTCCCGCAGGAGGCGGACGCGACCGGCGTGGACTTCCGGACCCGGGGCCGGCGCGCGGACGAGGCGCTCGAGGTACTGCGTCTGCTGTGGACGGAGGACGAGGTGAGCTACGACGGCGAGTTCTACCGGCTGGACCGGGTCACCAGCCGCCCGCACCCGCTCGGTGGCCCGCTGCCGGTGCACGTCGGCGGCTCGTCCCTGGCCGCGGCCCGCCGGGCCGCGACGTACGGCTCGGGCTGGTTCGCCGGCGGCATGCTGGGCCCGGCCGACCGGATCGCGCAGCTGGAGGTGGCGCGCTCGTCCGGGCGGCCGATCGAGTACACGCGCTGGGGTTCGATCTCGCTGACCGCGGAGGGCGCGGACGGCTTCGCCCGGCAGGGCGTGGACCGCCTGGTGGTCAGCCCGTCCGGCGCCACCTGGGCGGAGCAGCGCGACGAGCTGACCGCGTTCGCGGACCGCCACGGTCTGTCCGGATGA
- a CDS encoding helix-turn-helix domain-containing protein → MVRVPLSEEERERGERLGRALRDARGSRSIVDVASAAGISPETLRKIETGRIPTPAFFTVAALADALGLSLDTVSAASAPIPRPGTAGSDDLAA, encoded by the coding sequence ATGGTGAGGGTGCCGTTGAGCGAGGAAGAGCGGGAACGCGGCGAGCGACTGGGCCGCGCACTGCGCGACGCCCGCGGCAGCCGCAGCATCGTCGACGTCGCGTCCGCGGCCGGGATCTCGCCGGAGACGCTCCGCAAGATCGAGACGGGCCGCATCCCGACGCCGGCCTTCTTCACGGTGGCGGCGCTGGCGGACGCGCTCGGGCTGTCGCTGGACACGGTCTCGGCCGCGTCGGCACCCATCCCCCGTCCGGGGACCGCCGGCAGCGACGATCTCGCGGCATAG
- a CDS encoding erythromycin esterase family protein — protein MGTYAEDIARLAQTGREGTDALLDRIGDRRVVMLGEATHGTHEFYRWRSEITKRLITEYGFSFVGVEGDWPDCARIDRSVRCTDDAPSDPRAALALFERWPTWMWANDEVADFCRWLHWHNASLPPDGRAGFHGLDLYSLWESLREILDYLRRSAPDALAEATAAFRCFEPFGEDPQRYAMATRFVPASCEDEVVSLLRRLAGGTEFDAWQNAEVVAGAEAYYRAMVRGGPDSWNVRDRHMDATLARLLDHYGTQAKAVVWAHNTHIGDARGSDMAALGEVTIGQLARDRFGADDVALVGVAGGPGSVIAARAWGSATEELPVPPGRSDSLEALLEQHAPPSAALIFPSADPPPLLTDTVPHRAIGVVYRPERESWGNYVPTVLAGRYDHLMWFAATSGVRPIHTLHADVHELEAYPSGV, from the coding sequence ATGGGCACCTACGCGGAGGACATCGCCCGCCTGGCGCAGACCGGGCGCGAGGGCACGGACGCGCTGCTGGACCGGATCGGTGACCGGCGCGTGGTCATGCTCGGCGAGGCGACACACGGCACGCACGAGTTCTACCGGTGGCGGTCGGAGATCACCAAACGCCTGATCACCGAGTACGGGTTCAGCTTCGTCGGCGTCGAGGGCGACTGGCCGGACTGCGCCCGCATCGACCGCTCGGTGCGCTGCACGGACGACGCGCCCAGCGATCCGCGCGCCGCGCTGGCGCTCTTCGAACGCTGGCCGACCTGGATGTGGGCGAACGACGAGGTCGCCGACTTCTGCCGCTGGCTGCACTGGCACAACGCGTCGCTGCCGCCGGACGGCCGGGCCGGCTTCCACGGCCTGGACCTCTACTCGCTGTGGGAGTCGCTCCGGGAGATCCTGGACTATCTGCGCCGGTCCGCCCCGGACGCGCTGGCCGAGGCGACCGCCGCGTTCCGGTGCTTCGAGCCGTTCGGCGAGGATCCGCAGCGGTACGCGATGGCGACCCGGTTCGTGCCGGCCAGCTGCGAGGACGAGGTGGTCTCGCTGCTGCGCCGGCTGGCGGGCGGCACCGAGTTCGACGCGTGGCAGAACGCCGAGGTGGTGGCCGGTGCAGAGGCCTACTACCGGGCGATGGTCCGCGGCGGACCGGACTCGTGGAACGTGCGTGACCGCCACATGGACGCGACGCTGGCCCGCCTGCTCGATCACTACGGCACGCAGGCCAAGGCCGTGGTCTGGGCGCACAACACGCACATCGGTGACGCCCGCGGCTCCGACATGGCCGCGCTCGGCGAGGTGACCATCGGACAGCTGGCCCGCGACCGGTTCGGCGCGGACGACGTGGCGCTGGTCGGGGTGGCGGGCGGGCCGGGCTCGGTCATCGCGGCCCGCGCCTGGGGCAGCGCGACCGAGGAACTGCCGGTCCCGCCCGGTCGTAGCGATTCGCTGGAGGCGCTGCTGGAGCAGCACGCCCCGCCGTCAGCAGCGTTGATCTTCCCGTCGGCCGATCCGCCGCCGTTGCTGACGGACACCGTCCCGCACCGCGCGATCGGCGTCGTCTACCGGCCCGAGCGCGAGTCCTGGGGCAACTACGTGCCGACCGTGCTGGCCGGCCGCTACGACCACCTGATGTGGTTCGCCGCCACCAGCGGGGTACGCCCGATCCACACGCTGCACGCGGACGTGCACGAGCTGGAGGCCTACCCGTCCGGCGTCTGA
- a CDS encoding dipeptidase, with translation MSADVARVLRESPVVDGHNDLPWQLRVHRGYAVDGLDTGLPALHTDLPRLRAGGVGAQFWSVYVPSSLPEPEAVVSTLEQVDAVHRMAAAFPGQLTLTRTADEVVKAFENGRIASLIGVEGGHSLASSTAVLRCLARLGVRYVTLTHNHHTPWADSAAQAPVHGGLTDEGRAIVREMQRIGVLVDLAHVAEGTMDAALDVATAPVIFSHSSCRALTEHGRNVPDRVLRRLRDNGGVVQVTFVPPFVSAEVLAWERAADAERARRGLPVGAVPWPPAPRAHQEPVYTEKVVADVDLGLGPRPRATIAQVADHVEHAREVAGVDHIGLGGDFDGTDTLPAGLEDVSAYPRLLEELAGRGWPEADLAALTGRNVLRVLRAAEDAAEELLG, from the coding sequence ATGAGCGCGGACGTCGCGCGCGTGCTGCGCGAGTCCCCGGTGGTCGACGGCCACAACGACCTCCCCTGGCAGCTGCGCGTCCACCGCGGGTACGCCGTGGACGGCCTCGACACCGGCCTGCCCGCACTGCACACCGACCTGCCGCGGCTGCGCGCCGGCGGCGTGGGCGCCCAGTTCTGGTCCGTCTACGTGCCGTCCAGCCTGCCCGAGCCGGAGGCGGTGGTGTCCACGCTGGAGCAGGTCGACGCGGTGCACCGGATGGCCGCGGCGTTCCCGGGCCAGCTGACCCTGACGCGTACCGCGGACGAGGTCGTGAAGGCGTTCGAGAACGGCCGGATCGCGTCGCTGATCGGCGTGGAGGGCGGGCACAGCCTGGCCTCCTCGACCGCGGTGCTGCGCTGCCTGGCCCGGCTCGGCGTCCGGTACGTCACGCTGACCCACAACCACCACACGCCCTGGGCGGACAGTGCGGCGCAGGCCCCGGTGCACGGCGGGCTGACCGACGAGGGCCGCGCCATCGTCCGCGAGATGCAGCGGATCGGCGTGCTGGTCGACCTCGCGCACGTGGCGGAGGGCACGATGGACGCGGCGCTGGACGTGGCGACCGCGCCGGTGATCTTCAGTCACTCCTCCTGCCGCGCGCTCACCGAGCACGGCCGCAACGTGCCGGACCGGGTGCTGCGCCGGCTGCGCGACAACGGCGGCGTGGTGCAGGTGACGTTCGTGCCGCCGTTCGTCTCCGCGGAGGTGCTGGCCTGGGAGCGGGCCGCGGACGCGGAGCGGGCCCGGCGCGGCCTCCCGGTCGGCGCGGTACCGTGGCCGCCGGCGCCGCGCGCGCACCAGGAACCGGTGTACACCGAGAAGGTCGTCGCCGACGTCGACCTCGGGCTCGGCCCGCGCCCGCGGGCCACGATCGCGCAGGTGGCCGACCACGTCGAGCACGCCCGCGAGGTGGCCGGCGTCGACCACATCGGACTCGGTGGCGACTTCGACGGCACCGACACGCTCCCGGCCGGCCTGGAGGACGTCTCCGCGTACCCGCGGCTGCTCGAGGAACTCGCCGGCCGCGGCTGGCCGGAGGCCGACCTGGCCGCGCTCACCGGCCGCAACGTGCTGCGTGTGCTGCGCGCGGCCGAGGACGCGGCGGAGGAGCTACTGGGGTAG
- a CDS encoding SDR family NAD(P)-dependent oxidoreductase, whose amino-acid sequence MSYVVTGGGRGIGRAIVERLLGDGHPVVVIERDPVELPAGAVAVIGDAGADEITELAAARAAPLAGWVNNAAVFRDASLHDSPTQDVLDLVTANLGVVVSGARAAVRAFLAAGTGGSIVNVSSHQARLPVPGCLPYATAKAAIESLTRALAVEYGPRGIRVNAVAPGSVDTERYREIADAHVAAEMARLHPLGRVARAAEIADAVAYLLSDRASFISGVTLPVDGGRSVRGHDPEPPRP is encoded by the coding sequence ATGAGCTACGTGGTCACCGGCGGTGGCCGGGGGATCGGCCGGGCGATCGTGGAGCGGCTGCTCGGCGACGGCCACCCGGTGGTGGTGATCGAGCGGGACCCGGTCGAGCTGCCGGCCGGCGCGGTCGCGGTGATCGGGGACGCCGGCGCGGACGAGATCACCGAGCTGGCCGCGGCGCGCGCGGCACCGCTGGCCGGCTGGGTCAACAACGCGGCCGTGTTCCGCGACGCGTCGCTGCACGACTCGCCCACGCAAGACGTGCTCGACCTGGTCACGGCGAACCTCGGGGTGGTGGTCTCCGGCGCGCGTGCGGCGGTCCGGGCGTTCCTCGCCGCCGGTACGGGCGGGAGCATCGTCAACGTCTCGTCGCATCAGGCACGGCTGCCGGTGCCGGGGTGCCTGCCGTACGCGACCGCGAAGGCCGCGATCGAGTCGCTGACCCGGGCGCTCGCGGTCGAGTACGGCCCGCGGGGGATCCGGGTCAACGCGGTCGCGCCCGGCTCGGTCGACACCGAACGCTACCGGGAGATCGCCGATGCGCACGTGGCGGCGGAGATGGCACGCCTGCATCCGCTGGGCCGGGTCGCGCGCGCGGCCGAGATCGCGGACGCGGTCGCCTACCTGCTGTCCGATCGGGCCTCGTTCATCTCCGGCGTCACGCTGCCGGTCGACGGCGGCCGGTCGGTGCGCGGCCACGATCCGGAACCGCCGCGCCCGTGA
- a CDS encoding VOC family protein yields the protein MAASWTLCFDAADPHRLAAFWAAALGYLPEPGYDDPDGASIMDPDDHGPAISFLRVPEGKTAKNRLHIDIRPTGSTKDEPAIRRRAAELIALGATHAGDESYGGIFSHVVLRDPEGNEFCVA from the coding sequence ATGGCCGCCTCCTGGACCCTCTGCTTCGACGCCGCCGACCCCCATCGGCTCGCCGCCTTCTGGGCCGCCGCGCTCGGCTACCTGCCCGAACCCGGCTACGACGATCCGGACGGCGCCTCCATCATGGACCCCGATGACCACGGCCCCGCCATCTCGTTCCTCCGGGTGCCGGAGGGCAAGACCGCCAAGAACCGGCTGCACATCGACATCCGCCCCACCGGTTCGACCAAGGACGAGCCCGCGATCCGCCGCCGAGCGGCCGAGTTGATCGCCCTCGGCGCCACTCACGCCGGCGACGAGAGCTACGGCGGCATCTTCAGCCACGTCGTGCTTCGAGACCCGGAGGGCAACGAGTTCTGCGTCGCCTGA
- a CDS encoding amidohydrolase, whose amino-acid sequence MLDLRIENGTIVTMDPARPVVRALGVWRGRVFASGDDVAGMPAREVLDLRGATVVPGFVDAHTHLAWTGLKARAASVAPSEDAAAMLRVIAEAARRVPVGGWVDVGGYDQRPLGRHLTAAELDAVSAGRRVFVTHDSGHACLVNSAVLAMLPDGVRHEDGLLTEGDMAAVRRLRWPYSVDELVAAIEHAGRECRAQGVTAVSEAGIAGGLVGHSPVELAAYQVARERGRLPVRARLMVAADVPHAVAAHPDDDLPQALDLGVRTGLGDEWLSIGALKVFTDGGMMARTAALTENYAGLDHAGQLAGDPAALTRTIVDGHRAGWQLAVHAIGDRAVDLALDAISTAQAIKPGPRHRIEHAGLVRPDQLARFRELDVTAVVQPNFLWYLGDDYAEIMGPDRAGWLYRGAGFLEAGVRLAASSDRPVTDGAPLRAIQFMAERLTSGGRVVGPAERMSVADALRAYTVGAAAACGWADDLGALTPGRLADFVVLAENPFDVPVSRIAEIAIRDSYVGGASLA is encoded by the coding sequence GTGCTGGACCTGCGGATCGAGAACGGGACGATCGTCACGATGGATCCGGCGCGGCCGGTGGTGCGGGCGCTCGGGGTGTGGCGCGGGCGGGTGTTCGCGAGCGGTGACGACGTGGCCGGGATGCCGGCGCGCGAGGTGCTGGATCTGCGTGGCGCGACCGTGGTGCCGGGGTTCGTGGACGCGCACACGCACCTGGCGTGGACCGGGCTGAAGGCGCGGGCGGCGAGCGTGGCGCCGTCGGAGGACGCGGCCGCGATGCTGCGGGTGATCGCGGAGGCGGCGCGGCGGGTGCCGGTGGGTGGCTGGGTGGACGTCGGGGGGTACGACCAGCGACCGCTGGGGCGGCACCTGACGGCGGCGGAGCTGGACGCGGTCAGTGCCGGTCGCCGCGTGTTCGTGACGCACGACTCGGGGCACGCGTGCCTGGTCAACAGCGCGGTGCTGGCGATGCTGCCGGACGGCGTGCGGCACGAGGACGGCCTGCTCACCGAGGGTGACATGGCGGCGGTGCGGCGGCTGCGCTGGCCGTACTCGGTGGACGAGCTGGTCGCGGCGATCGAGCATGCGGGGCGGGAGTGCCGGGCGCAGGGCGTGACCGCGGTGTCCGAGGCCGGGATCGCCGGCGGGCTGGTCGGGCACTCGCCGGTGGAGCTGGCGGCCTACCAGGTGGCGCGGGAGCGTGGGCGGCTGCCGGTGCGGGCGCGGCTGATGGTGGCGGCGGACGTGCCGCACGCGGTGGCCGCGCACCCGGACGACGACCTTCCACAGGCTCTTGACCTCGGGGTACGGACCGGGCTGGGCGACGAGTGGCTGTCGATCGGCGCGCTGAAGGTGTTCACCGACGGTGGCATGATGGCCCGGACCGCCGCGCTGACCGAGAACTATGCCGGTCTTGACCACGCCGGCCAGCTCGCCGGCGACCCGGCCGCGCTCACCCGGACGATCGTCGACGGGCACCGGGCCGGCTGGCAGCTGGCCGTGCACGCGATCGGCGACCGGGCGGTCGACCTGGCGCTGGACGCGATCTCGACGGCGCAGGCGATCAAGCCGGGGCCGCGGCACCGGATCGAGCACGCCGGCCTGGTCCGCCCCGATCAGCTGGCGCGCTTCCGGGAGCTGGACGTGACCGCGGTCGTGCAGCCGAACTTCCTCTGGTACCTCGGCGACGACTACGCGGAGATCATGGGGCCGGACCGGGCCGGCTGGCTCTACCGGGGCGCCGGGTTCCTCGAGGCCGGCGTGCGGCTGGCGGCCAGCTCGGACCGGCCGGTGACGGACGGTGCGCCGCTGCGCGCGATCCAGTTCATGGCGGAGCGGCTGACCTCCGGCGGGCGTGTCGTCGGCCCGGCGGAGCGGATGAGCGTGGCGGACGCGCTGCGTGCCTACACCGTGGGTGCGGCCGCGGCCTGCGGCTGGGCGGACGATCTCGGCGCGCTCACGCCGGGGCGGCTGGCCGACTTCGTGGTGCTGGCGGAGAACCCGTTCGACGTGCCGGTGTCCCGGATCGCGGAGATCGCGATCCGGGACTCCTACGTGGGCGGTGCCTCACTCGCCTGA
- a CDS encoding N-formylglutamate amidohydrolase — MISGDVPATVFDLVEGAPGSPVVLHVPHGSRALTAEARRGLRLDEAQLTRELDLLTDAHTREIAERAAARAATTPWTFANAFSRLVVDPERFPDDTEEMARAGMAAVYTRTAHGEVLRDDDPARDAWLLDTHYRPYAEGMAALVDRRLAALGRVVILDVHSYQTEPLPYELHADGPRPEICLGVDDFHTPPWLLAAARETLPNTQVNTPFAGTYVPLRHYRKEPAVSALMVEIRRDTYMTEPGGPPHDGLHEIVTRLAALVDAVAA; from the coding sequence GTGATCTCCGGCGACGTACCCGCGACGGTTTTTGATCTTGTGGAGGGTGCGCCCGGCTCACCGGTCGTGCTGCACGTGCCGCACGGTTCCCGCGCGCTCACCGCCGAGGCCCGGCGCGGCCTGCGACTGGACGAGGCACAGCTGACCCGCGAGCTGGACCTGCTCACGGACGCGCACACCCGCGAGATCGCGGAGCGGGCCGCGGCGCGTGCGGCGACGACGCCGTGGACGTTCGCGAACGCGTTCTCCCGCCTGGTCGTCGACCCGGAACGCTTCCCGGACGACACCGAGGAGATGGCGCGCGCCGGGATGGCCGCGGTCTACACCCGCACCGCGCACGGCGAGGTGCTGCGCGACGACGACCCGGCGCGCGACGCATGGCTGCTCGACACCCACTACCGGCCGTACGCGGAGGGCATGGCCGCGCTGGTCGACCGGCGCCTGGCCGCGCTCGGCCGGGTGGTGATCCTGGACGTGCACTCCTACCAGACCGAGCCGCTCCCCTACGAGCTGCACGCGGACGGCCCACGGCCGGAGATCTGCCTCGGCGTCGACGACTTCCACACGCCGCCCTGGCTGCTCGCCGCCGCTCGCGAGACGCTGCCGAACACCCAGGTCAACACCCCGTTCGCCGGTACGTACGTGCCGCTGCGCCACTACCGGAAGGAGCCTGCCGTGAGCGCGCTGATGGTGGAGATCCGCCGAGACACGTACATGACCGAGCCGGGCGGGCCGCCGCACGACGGGCTGCACGAGATCGTCACACGACTGGCCGCGCTGGTGGACGCGGTGGCCGCATGA
- a CDS encoding Clp protease N-terminal domain-containing protein, with product MTSPAIDLTDRVKRVLGLAHAEATAVRSSVISPIHLILGVLGARGPGAQLLRDLAGGKAVAGGAIRPLLVTGPDPSPANLPFTSTAEAGLRHALEEARRTGDARTGTEHLLLGLLHAIADPVTATPADTVLARALAAVGVDHPAAVRLAESRRT from the coding sequence ATGACGTCACCCGCCATCGATCTGACCGACCGGGTCAAGCGCGTCCTCGGTCTCGCGCATGCCGAGGCCACCGCGGTCCGCAGCAGCGTCATCTCACCGATCCACCTGATCCTCGGCGTGCTCGGCGCCCGCGGCCCCGGCGCGCAGCTGCTCCGCGACCTGGCCGGTGGCAAGGCCGTGGCCGGCGGCGCGATCCGCCCGCTGCTGGTGACCGGGCCCGACCCGTCCCCGGCCAACCTGCCGTTCACCTCCACCGCGGAGGCCGGGCTGCGGCACGCGCTGGAGGAGGCGCGGCGCACCGGCGACGCGCGCACCGGCACCGAGCACCTGCTGCTGGGCCTGCTGCACGCGATCGCCGACCCGGTGACCGCGACCCCGGCCGACACGGTGCTGGCCCGGGCGCTGGCCGCGGTCGGAGTGGACCACCCGGCCGCGGTCCGGCTGGCCGAGTCGCGCCGAACCTAG